One genomic segment of Streptococcus salivarius includes these proteins:
- the pyrR gene encoding bifunctional pyr operon transcriptional regulator/uracil phosphoribosyltransferase PyrR, translating to MKKKEIVDDVTMKRAITRITYEIIERNKNLDKIVLAGIKTRGVYIAQRIQERLKQLENLDVPLIELDTKAFRDDVKAEQDTSVFPIEIDGTDVILVDDVLYTGRTIRAAIDNIVSHGRPARVGLAVLVDRGHRELPIRADYVGKNIPTSESEEIEVLVAEVDGKDSVNIIDPS from the coding sequence ATGAAGAAAAAAGAGATCGTCGATGACGTAACCATGAAACGTGCCATTACACGTATCACTTATGAGATTATTGAACGTAACAAAAATCTCGACAAGATTGTCTTGGCTGGTATTAAGACACGTGGTGTTTATATTGCACAGCGTATTCAAGAGCGCTTGAAACAGTTGGAAAACCTTGATGTGCCATTGATTGAGCTTGACACTAAGGCTTTCCGTGATGATGTTAAGGCTGAGCAAGACACATCTGTTTTCCCTATTGAAATTGATGGTACAGATGTTATCCTTGTGGATGATGTGCTTTACACAGGTCGTACGATTCGTGCAGCTATTGATAATATCGTTAGCCATGGGCGTCCAGCGCGTGTTGGTTTGGCTGTTTTGGTTGACCGTGGTCACCGTGAATTGCCAATCCGTGCGGACTATGTTGGTAAAAATATCCCAACTAGTGAGTCAGAAGAAATTGAAGTTTTGGTCGCAGAAGTTGATGGCAAAGATAGCGTCAACATTATTGACCCAAGCTAA
- the lspA gene encoding signal peptidase II, producing the protein MRKVAIPLAILALIGLDQWVKHWVVANIALNQVIKAIPGLFSLTYLQNRGAAFSILQDQKYFFVILTVLVIGAALVYLVKNYQKSLWLVLSLVLIISGGIGNFIDRVHLGYVVDMVQLDFIDFAIFNVADSYLTVGVLLLILILWKEENGSHH; encoded by the coding sequence ATGCGTAAGGTTGCGATTCCTTTGGCTATTCTAGCTCTGATTGGTTTGGATCAGTGGGTCAAGCATTGGGTTGTGGCAAATATTGCCCTTAACCAAGTTATCAAGGCGATCCCTGGACTTTTCAGCTTGACCTATCTACAGAACCGTGGTGCTGCCTTTTCGATTTTACAGGATCAGAAATATTTCTTTGTGATTTTGACGGTTCTAGTGATTGGTGCGGCTCTGGTTTATCTGGTTAAAAATTACCAGAAGAGTCTTTGGTTGGTGCTATCTTTGGTTTTGATTATCTCAGGTGGTATTGGTAACTTTATTGACCGTGTGCACTTGGGTTACGTGGTTGATATGGTTCAGCTTGATTTTATTGATTTTGCAATATTTAACGTGGCAGACTCCTACCTAACGGTGGGCGTACTGCTCTTGATTTTAATCTTATGGAAAGAGGAAAATGGAAGTCATCATTAA
- a CDS encoding LysR family transcriptional regulator: MNIQQLRYVVAIANSGTFREAASKLFVSQPSLSVAIKDLEQELNFQIFTRTTTGAVLTSQGMTFYERALEVVRSFDSFENRYLNASEKGNQYSIASQHYDFLPPLITTFSERYPDYKDFRIFESTTIQILDEVAKGHSEIGIIYLNRQNSKGIQQNMDKLGLEAIDLIPFKTHIYLRKGHPLAKKESLVMEDLAALPTVRFTQEKDEYLYYSENFVDTSDSSLMFNVTDRATLNGILERTDAYATGSGFLDAQSVNGITVIPLEDNLDNKMVYVRRKGINLSSCALKFVNVMFDYFDTYKP; this comes from the coding sequence ATGAACATACAACAACTACGTTATGTCGTAGCCATTGCCAACAGCGGAACCTTCCGTGAGGCAGCCAGCAAGCTCTTTGTGAGCCAGCCTAGCCTATCAGTGGCTATCAAGGATTTGGAGCAGGAGCTGAATTTTCAAATTTTCACCCGTACAACGACGGGGGCTGTCTTGACCAGTCAGGGTATGACCTTTTATGAGCGTGCGCTTGAGGTGGTACGCAGTTTTGATAGTTTTGAAAATCGCTATCTCAATGCTTCTGAAAAGGGTAACCAGTATTCGATTGCCAGCCAGCACTATGACTTTTTGCCACCTTTGATTACGACTTTTTCAGAGCGTTACCCTGATTACAAGGATTTCCGTATCTTTGAGTCTACGACCATTCAGATTTTGGATGAGGTAGCCAAGGGACACAGTGAGATTGGGATTATCTATTTGAATCGTCAAAATAGCAAGGGAATCCAGCAAAATATGGACAAGCTTGGGCTTGAGGCTATTGATTTGATTCCGTTTAAGACGCACATTTATCTCCGTAAGGGGCATCCTCTGGCTAAAAAAGAAAGTCTGGTCATGGAGGACTTGGCGGCCTTGCCTACGGTGCGTTTCACTCAGGAGAAGGACGAGTACCTTTACTATTCTGAGAACTTTGTGGATACGTCAGATTCGTCTCTTATGTTTAACGTGACAGACCGTGCGACTTTGAACGGTATCTTGGAACGTACGGATGCTTATGCGACGGGGTCTGGCTTCTTGGATGCACAAAGTGTGAATGGGATTACGGTGATTCCGCTTGAGGATAATTTGGATAACAAGATGGTTTATGTCCGTCGTAAGGGTATTAACTTGTCGTCTTGTGCTCTCAAGTTTGTCAATGTTATGTTTGACTACTTTGATACATATAAACCATAG
- a CDS encoding beta-glucoside-specific PTS transporter subunit IIABC — MAKYTELAEDILKHVGGKENVNSLKHCVTRLRFDLKDESKADDDYLKNRDGVVTVVKAGGQYQVVIGNHVPDVYAEVLQVGGLPAGGSLDIDEGDAPKGNLFDRFVSLVSSIFQPFLGPLAAAGIIKGIVAVMAACGLSAATSPMYVILNAAGDGFFQFLPILIALTSARRFKVNEFTAIAIAGALVYPDIATMVTALQKTGQGHVLGVIPFALPAGGYLSTVMPSILAVWVASYIQKFFTKITPDVIKVFVVPFFTLLITVPLTFLVVGPVANTFSDGLTNLFQAIMNFSPIVFGLILGISWQVLVMFGMHWALVPLAILDVATNGSSIILSAAILPCFTQTGVLGAIMLKTKEEKVRTISMPAFISSIFGVTEPAIYGVSLPMKTPFYISCGVSGLMGAAMMALDIKTYSIGGLGVFVFPSLIGPDGNLSKVIFAIIIAIVGGVLAFLIQLFVRVPNLYGGGAAKVEEKAEEVAPVPKEIQQEIIASPLIGNIVPLDQVPDQVFASGAMGKGIAIDPTDGVVVAPAKATVNLVFPTGHAIGLTTENGAELLIHIGMDTVSLAGKGFKTYVEAGQVVEAGQKLIEFDLATIREAKLPVITPVIVTNTADFDDVLTTKEARVNTGDYLLTAVK, encoded by the coding sequence ATGGCTAAATATACTGAATTAGCTGAAGACATTCTCAAACACGTTGGTGGCAAGGAAAATGTCAATAGCTTGAAACACTGTGTGACACGTTTGCGCTTTGATTTGAAAGATGAGTCTAAAGCAGATGATGACTACCTTAAGAACCGTGACGGTGTTGTTACTGTTGTTAAGGCAGGTGGTCAATATCAGGTGGTTATAGGTAACCATGTCCCTGATGTTTATGCGGAGGTTCTCCAGGTTGGCGGTCTTCCAGCGGGTGGTAGTCTTGATATTGATGAAGGTGATGCGCCTAAAGGGAATCTCTTTGACCGCTTTGTATCTTTGGTTTCAAGTATTTTCCAACCTTTCCTTGGGCCTTTGGCTGCAGCCGGGATTATCAAAGGAATAGTCGCTGTCATGGCAGCATGTGGCCTGTCAGCTGCAACAAGCCCTATGTATGTAATCTTGAATGCAGCAGGAGATGGTTTCTTCCAGTTCTTGCCAATCTTGATTGCCTTGACATCTGCTCGTCGTTTCAAGGTTAATGAGTTTACAGCTATTGCGATTGCAGGAGCACTTGTTTATCCTGATATTGCTACGATGGTGACTGCTCTTCAGAAAACTGGTCAGGGTCATGTTCTAGGAGTTATTCCCTTTGCGCTTCCTGCAGGGGGCTACCTCTCAACTGTAATGCCTTCTATCTTGGCCGTTTGGGTGGCTTCATACATTCAAAAATTCTTTACCAAGATTACTCCTGATGTCATTAAAGTCTTTGTAGTACCTTTCTTTACATTGCTCATTACGGTACCATTAACATTCTTGGTGGTAGGACCAGTTGCTAATACTTTCTCTGATGGATTGACAAATCTTTTCCAAGCGATCATGAACTTTAGTCCGATTGTCTTTGGTCTTATACTCGGTATCTCGTGGCAAGTCTTGGTTATGTTCGGAATGCACTGGGCGCTTGTTCCCCTTGCTATCCTAGATGTGGCAACAAACGGAAGTTCTATTATTCTTTCGGCGGCTATTCTTCCATGTTTCACGCAAACAGGTGTGTTGGGAGCTATCATGCTTAAAACGAAAGAAGAAAAAGTCCGTACCATCTCTATGCCAGCCTTCATTTCATCTATTTTTGGGGTTACAGAACCTGCTATCTATGGGGTAAGCCTTCCAATGAAAACGCCATTCTACATTTCATGTGGTGTTTCAGGACTTATGGGGGCTGCCATGATGGCCCTAGATATTAAGACGTATTCAATAGGTGGTCTGGGTGTATTTGTCTTCCCAAGCCTTATTGGGCCTGACGGTAACCTTTCTAAAGTTATCTTTGCCATTATTATTGCCATTGTGGGTGGTGTTCTTGCCTTCCTCATCCAACTCTTTGTACGAGTGCCAAATCTATACGGTGGTGGAGCAGCTAAGGTTGAGGAAAAAGCTGAAGAAGTCGCACCTGTTCCTAAAGAAATTCAACAAGAAATTATTGCGAGCCCACTTATCGGGAATATTGTCCCACTTGACCAAGTTCCTGACCAAGTCTTTGCCTCAGGAGCTATGGGTAAGGGTATCGCTATTGACCCTACCGATGGGGTAGTGGTCGCACCAGCTAAGGCAACGGTTAATTTAGTCTTCCCTACTGGTCATGCGATTGGTTTGACAACTGAAAATGGTGCAGAGCTTCTCATCCATATTGGTATGGACACTGTTTCTCTTGCTGGTAAAGGCTTCAAGACCTATGTGGAAGCAGGTCAAGTTGTAGAAGCAGGACAAAAACTTATAGAATTTGACCTAGCAACTATCCGAGAGGCTAAATTACCAGTTATCACGCCAGTTATTGTGACCAATACAGCTGACTTTGATGATGTCTTAACGACTAAAGAAGCTCGTGTTAACACTGGTGACTATCTCCTCACTGCTGTTAAATAA
- a CDS encoding CD20-like domain-containing protein, whose amino-acid sequence MATREEWVRHFEDVNGRKPSPEEFMEAKKESFVIASEEPSVQVSEQVEAQQVDSSEATEEVSADSVADTQPDEAQVALEEEAPKLMPELNMEKEQEKEAPKASQIPLENPYYKPKVTKNNVFVNIALPIIILVLGILFVILSWTLPIGFVFTFLAFFLIILAIVTLVLSLKSTRKALSIIALVMSIIFFMTSLAGAGYQAVKYVMNHAEQFQSDGHDRAYLYIDENNKFDWTEDQFKELKVGTLTLDEVLDAHGKATDAEYSDAYEEDKPDLLDLTYRKENTDGNNYVRLTFEKKDDVYVLKSASATFDYDKVKEVDDYHSNWTKDDYEKLSVGTQADLLKGTRLSEVVEKHPEASFTYHEMTQTEQGDLTQSVSLSYRDYNPESGKVDAVRLTFDYDKRENEYFLTDKSDE is encoded by the coding sequence ATGGCAACTAGAGAAGAATGGGTGCGTCACTTTGAGGACGTCAATGGACGTAAACCAAGTCCTGAGGAGTTTATGGAAGCTAAGAAAGAGAGCTTTGTCATTGCTTCGGAGGAACCAAGTGTCCAAGTGTCTGAGCAGGTTGAGGCTCAGCAGGTGGATAGCTCTGAAGCTACTGAAGAGGTGTCAGCTGACTCAGTAGCAGATACGCAACCAGACGAGGCTCAGGTGGCATTAGAGGAGGAAGCTCCTAAGCTAATGCCTGAGTTGAATATGGAGAAAGAGCAAGAAAAAGAAGCTCCAAAGGCAAGTCAGATACCTTTGGAAAACCCTTATTACAAACCAAAAGTAACCAAGAACAATGTTTTTGTTAATATTGCTTTGCCAATCATTATCCTAGTTTTGGGGATTCTATTTGTCATTTTGTCTTGGACGCTTCCTATCGGTTTTGTCTTTACTTTCCTTGCCTTCTTCCTTATCATTCTAGCTATTGTGACTTTGGTTTTGAGTCTGAAGTCGACACGCAAGGCACTATCTATTATTGCCCTAGTCATGTCAATCATCTTCTTTATGACTTCGCTTGCTGGAGCAGGTTATCAAGCGGTGAAATATGTCATGAACCACGCTGAACAGTTCCAAAGTGACGGTCACGATAGAGCTTATCTGTATATCGATGAGAATAATAAGTTTGACTGGACTGAGGATCAGTTTAAGGAGTTGAAGGTTGGTACTTTGACATTGGATGAGGTCTTGGATGCTCACGGTAAGGCGACTGATGCCGAGTATAGTGATGCTTACGAGGAAGATAAACCAGATTTGCTAGATCTTACCTATAGAAAAGAAAACACAGATGGGAACAACTATGTTCGTTTGACTTTCGAGAAAAAAGACGATGTCTATGTTTTGAAATCTGCCTCAGCAACCTTCGACTATGATAAGGTCAAAGAAGTCGATGACTATCATAGCAACTGGACAAAAGATGACTATGAAAAGTTGTCTGTAGGTACACAAGCTGATTTGCTCAAGGGGACACGACTTTCTGAGGTGGTTGAAAAACACCCAGAGGCTAGCTTCACTTATCATGAAATGACACAAACTGAACAAGGCGATCTCACTCAGTCAGTGAGTCTTAGCTACCGTGATTATAATCCAGAAAGTGGTAAGGTAGATGCTGTTCGTTTGACCTTTGACTATGACAAACGTGAAAACGAGTACTTCTTGACAGACAAATCAGACGAATAA
- a CDS encoding helix-turn-helix transcriptional regulator translates to MDIATLIKEYRIKTGMTQQELADKVFVTRQTISKWELGKSEPDNVSLELLFKEMNIEKESQKDIKANLISRKKFLLTIIAVLFSPSILIIRLLVLKIGKIENKRLVILINTLLFIIIGIYMKSLKDNVYFGFLGIIAIAYSLYSFYKLSLEIKKD, encoded by the coding sequence ATGGACATTGCTACGTTGATTAAAGAATATAGAATTAAAACAGGTATGACTCAGCAAGAACTTGCAGATAAAGTATTTGTTACTCGTCAGACGATTTCTAAATGGGAATTAGGAAAAAGTGAACCTGATAATGTTTCACTGGAACTATTATTTAAAGAGATGAATATTGAAAAAGAATCTCAAAAAGACATTAAAGCTAATTTAATTAGCAGAAAAAAATTTTTACTTACAATAATTGCCGTTTTATTCTCTCCATCGATACTTATTATTAGACTATTGGTACTTAAAATAGGCAAGATAGAAAATAAAAGATTAGTCATTTTGATCAATACCCTTCTCTTTATAATAATTGGGATTTATATGAAGAGTTTAAAGGATAATGTATACTTTGGTTTCTTGGGGATCATTGCAATTGCTTATAGCCTTTATAGTTTTTATAAGCTTAGTTTGGAGATTAAAAAGGACTAG
- a CDS encoding DUF896 family protein produces the protein MDPKKIARINELAKKKKTEGLTPEEAVEQAKLREEYIEGYRRSVRHHIEGIKVVDEEGNDVTPEKLRQIQREKGLHGRSLDDPES, from the coding sequence ATGGATCCTAAAAAAATTGCTCGTATCAATGAGCTTGCTAAAAAGAAGAAAACAGAAGGTTTGACTCCAGAAGAAGCAGTGGAACAAGCAAAACTTCGTGAAGAATACATTGAAGGTTATCGTCGTTCGGTTCGACATCATATCGAAGGAATTAAAGTCGTTGACGAAGAGGGTAACGATGTGACACCTGAAAAACTACGTCAAATACAACGTGAAAAAGGTTTGCATGGCCGTAGCCTTGATGATCCTGAATCATAA
- a CDS encoding amino acid permease — protein sequence MSQKQHHKDDDNQTENGMVRGLQNRHVQLIAIAGTIGTGLFLGAGRSLSLTGPSIILVYILTGIFMYLMMRAIGEMLYMDPDQHTFINFITKYLGKGWGFFSGWSYWVSLIFLGMAEITAVSTYVQYWFPSWPAWQIQIVFLIILSSVNLIAVKIFGEVEFWFGMIKIVTILALIATGIFMVATNFETPAGHASLANITHGFQMFPKGWVSFVMTFQMVFFAYQAIEFVGITTSETANPRKVLPKAIKEIPIRIVIFYVGALIALMAIFPWQKLPVNESPFVTVFQMAGIKWAAAFINFVVLTAAASSLNSTLYSTGRHLFQIAKETPNSKVMKALKLDTLSRNGIPSCAIIVSAIVVCVSAFINVLPGVSDAFALITASSSGVYIAIYILTMLAHLKYRKSQEFMADGFLMPAYKILNPLTILFFIFVFVCLFLQKSTVVGAIGAAIWIVVFSIYSNWKHSK from the coding sequence ATGTCGCAAAAGCAACATCATAAAGACGACGACAACCAGACTGAGAATGGGATGGTACGTGGTCTTCAAAACCGTCACGTCCAGCTGATTGCCATCGCTGGTACCATCGGTACAGGTCTCTTCCTAGGGGCAGGGCGTTCTCTCTCCCTAACAGGACCTTCAATTATCTTAGTATATATACTAACTGGTATCTTCATGTATCTTATGATGCGAGCGATCGGTGAGATGCTCTATATGGATCCTGACCAGCACACTTTTATCAACTTTATTACCAAATACCTTGGTAAGGGCTGGGGATTCTTTTCGGGTTGGTCTTACTGGGTATCACTGATATTCCTTGGAATGGCAGAAATTACGGCCGTATCAACTTATGTCCAATATTGGTTCCCAAGTTGGCCTGCCTGGCAGATTCAGATTGTCTTCTTGATTATCCTGAGTTCGGTTAACCTGATTGCGGTTAAGATTTTCGGGGAAGTTGAGTTTTGGTTTGGGATGATCAAGATTGTCACTATTCTAGCTCTTATCGCAACAGGTATCTTCATGGTAGCAACCAACTTTGAAACGCCTGCTGGACATGCTAGCCTTGCCAATATTACACACGGCTTCCAGATGTTCCCTAAAGGTTGGGTAAGCTTTGTTATGACCTTCCAAATGGTCTTCTTTGCTTACCAAGCCATCGAATTTGTAGGGATTACAACTTCTGAGACAGCAAATCCACGTAAGGTTTTACCAAAGGCAATCAAGGAGATTCCGATTCGTATTGTCATCTTCTATGTGGGTGCCCTCATTGCCCTCATGGCTATCTTCCCATGGCAAAAACTTCCAGTTAATGAATCACCGTTCGTAACGGTCTTCCAAATGGCTGGTATCAAGTGGGCAGCAGCCTTCATTAACTTTGTTGTCTTGACAGCAGCGGCTTCATCATTGAACTCAACACTTTACTCTACAGGTCGTCACCTCTTCCAAATTGCTAAGGAAACACCAAATAGTAAAGTCATGAAAGCTTTGAAGCTAGATACTTTGTCACGTAATGGTATTCCTTCATGTGCTATCATTGTTTCAGCTATTGTAGTATGTGTTTCAGCCTTCATCAATGTCTTGCCTGGTGTATCTGATGCCTTCGCTTTGATTACTGCATCATCATCAGGGGTCTACATTGCCATCTATATCTTGACCATGCTTGCTCATCTCAAGTACCGTAAATCTCAAGAGTTTATGGCAGATGGATTCCTTATGCCAGCTTATAAGATTCTTAATCCATTGACAATCCTTTTCTTCATCTTCGTCTTTGTTTGTCTCTTCTTGCAAAAGTCAACAGTTGTCGGAGCTATTGGGGCAGCCATCTGGATTGTCGTATTTAGTATCTATAGTAACTGGAAACACAGTAAATAA
- a CDS encoding RluA family pseudouridine synthase: MEVIIKEAGNRLDKALADLTELSRSQANEAIKAGTVLVNGKSAKAKYAVKEGDVITYELPEEEVLEYKAEDIPLDIIYEDADVAVVNKPQGMVVHPSAGHTSGTLVNALMYHVKDLSSINGVVRPGIVHRIDKDTSGLLMIAKNDKAHNALAAELKDKKSLRKYVAIVHGNLPNDRGVIEAPIGRSDKDRKKQAVTAKGKPAVTRFTVLERFGNYTLVELQLETGRTHQIRVHMAYIGHPVAGDPLYGPRKTLKGHGQFLHAKTLGFTHPTTGELVEFTAEDPAIFKETLEKLREA, translated from the coding sequence ATGGAAGTCATCATTAAAGAGGCGGGAAACCGTCTGGACAAGGCTTTGGCAGATTTGACAGAATTGTCACGTAGTCAGGCTAATGAAGCGATTAAGGCTGGAACGGTCTTGGTTAATGGTAAGTCGGCAAAGGCCAAGTATGCGGTTAAAGAGGGTGATGTCATCACCTATGAATTGCCAGAAGAAGAGGTCTTGGAATACAAGGCTGAAGATATTCCTTTGGATATTATCTACGAAGATGCGGATGTGGCAGTGGTCAACAAGCCTCAAGGCATGGTTGTCCATCCATCAGCTGGTCACACGTCTGGTACCTTGGTCAATGCCCTTATGTATCATGTCAAGGACCTCTCGTCTATTAATGGTGTGGTTCGTCCAGGGATTGTCCACCGTATTGACAAGGACACGTCTGGTCTCCTTATGATTGCTAAGAATGATAAGGCCCACAATGCTTTGGCGGCTGAGCTTAAGGATAAGAAGTCCCTTCGTAAGTATGTGGCTATCGTGCATGGCAATTTGCCTAACGATCGAGGCGTGATTGAGGCTCCGATTGGGCGTTCGGACAAGGACCGCAAGAAGCAGGCAGTCACAGCTAAAGGAAAACCTGCAGTAACACGATTTACCGTTCTTGAACGTTTTGGCAACTATACTTTGGTAGAGTTGCAGCTGGAAACAGGTCGCACACACCAGATTCGTGTGCACATGGCTTATATCGGTCACCCGGTGGCGGGCGATCCTCTTTATGGGCCACGCAAGACCCTCAAGGGCCATGGACAATTTCTACATGCTAAGACCCTTGGGTTCACGCATCCTACGACTGGAGAATTGGTCGAATTTACAGCGGAAGACCCTGCTATTTTCAAGGAAACCTTGGAGAAGTTGAGAGAAGCTTAA
- a CDS encoding peptidylprolyl isomerase — protein sequence MKNIKKYIPLIIVLVIAGLGFAFRENIARAVRGDAYVDNKIFTKQLEKAQKSGKDAFPQLSDKVAKDEAEVILHTSKGDITVKLFPTLAPKASENFLKHAKDKYYDGLTFHRVIKDFMVQSGDPKGDGTGGESIWKKGFAVEPTPFLYNIRGALAMANTGAKNSNGSQFYIVQNKDDQSKQLGNAGYPKPIVDAYKKGGYPAGDTKYTVFGQVIKGMDVVDTIANLEVDDNSKPKENVTVNSVEVVKDYKFK from the coding sequence ATGAAAAACATTAAAAAGTACATTCCATTAATTATTGTACTTGTTATCGCAGGACTAGGTTTTGCCTTTCGTGAGAACATCGCACGCGCCGTTCGTGGAGATGCTTATGTTGATAATAAGATATTCACTAAACAATTAGAAAAAGCCCAAAAATCTGGAAAAGATGCCTTCCCACAGTTGTCTGACAAGGTCGCTAAGGACGAAGCTGAAGTTATCCTCCACACTTCAAAGGGTGATATCACAGTCAAACTCTTCCCTACACTTGCTCCAAAGGCTTCTGAAAACTTCTTGAAACATGCCAAGGACAAATACTATGATGGACTTACCTTCCACCGCGTCATCAAGGACTTCATGGTTCAAAGTGGTGACCCTAAGGGTGACGGTACTGGCGGAGAATCTATCTGGAAGAAAGGTTTCGCTGTTGAGCCTACACCATTCCTCTACAACATCCGTGGCGCACTTGCTATGGCCAATACTGGTGCTAAGAATTCAAACGGCAGCCAATTCTACATTGTTCAAAACAAGGACGATCAAAGCAAGCAACTAGGAAATGCTGGCTATCCAAAACCTATCGTTGACGCCTACAAAAAAGGTGGTTACCCAGCTGGTGATACTAAATATACTGTCTTTGGACAAGTCATCAAAGGTATGGATGTCGTTGATACCATTGCTAACCTTGAAGTCGATGACAACAGCAAACCAAAAGAAAATGTAACGGTTAATTCCGTTGAAGTTGTTAAAGACTACAAATTCAAATAA